One stretch of Ictalurus punctatus breed USDA103 chromosome 5, Coco_2.0, whole genome shotgun sequence DNA includes these proteins:
- the ercc8 gene encoding DNA excision repair protein ERCC-8, whose translation MLSFLTARQTGLDDPVRLRRAESTRRVLSLELNHDRDVERIHGNGVNCIDIEVIEGRYMLSGGSDGVIVIYDLENCSKKSHYTCKAVCTVGRSNCHVHKFSVETVQWYPYDTGIFVSSSFDKSMKVWDTETLKPADVFEFDGNVYCHHMSPIARKHNLIAVGTKDPKVQLCDLKSGSRIHILQGHRGEILSVQWSPRYEHILATASADGRVRMWDVRRAAGSLFTLDQYNGDKSKASSEAVNTAHNGRVNGLRFTDDGLYLLTTGTDDRMRLWNSATGHNTLVNYGKVVNESRKGVKFTVSRGCSPEFAFVPCGSSVTVYSLYTGKLVTTLRGHYNNVDCCEFHPDYQELYSGGKDCNILAWVPVLRQPDVEDEGKRGGDQAAVNPAFEDAWSSDED comes from the exons ATGTTGAGCTTTCTTACAGCCAGACAAACTGGTTTGGACGATCCTGTACGCTTGAGACGAGCAGAATCAACAAGAAg GGTGCTGAGTTTGGAGTTGAATCATGATAGAGATGTGGAACGAATTCATGGGAATGGAGTGAACTGTATTGATATTGAAGTGATTGAAGGGAGATA TATGTTATCAGGGGGTTCCGATGGTGTAATTGTGATCTACGACCTGGAAAACTGCAGCAAGAAGTCACATTACACTTGTAAAGCAGTTTGTACTGTAGGCAG GTCAAATTGTCATGTGCACAAGTTCAGTGTGGAGACAGTTCAGTGGTATCCTTATGACACTGGGATATTTGTATCCAGCTCATTTGACAAAAGCATGAAAGTTTGGGACACAGAAACACTCAag ccAGCTGATGTGTTTGAGTTTGATGGGAATGTCTACTGCCACCACATGTCTCCTATTGCCAGGAAACATAATCTCATAGCAG TTGGAACCAAAGACCCAAAAGTTCAGCTGTGTGATCTGAAGTCTGGTTCTCGCATCCACATCCTACAGG GTCACAGAGGAGAGATTCTCTCTGTCCAGTGGTCCCCGCGCTATGAGCACATCCTGGCCACTGCTAG CGCTGATGGCAGGGTGCGTATGTGGGACGTCCGGCGAGCTGCTGGAAGCCTCTTTACTTTAGATCAGTACAATGGGGACAAGTCTAAAGCGTCTTCTGAAGCAG TGAACACGGCCCATAATGGACGTGTGAACGGCTTGCGCTTCACTGATGATGGCCTTTATCTCCTGACCACTGGCACAGATGACCGTATGCGCCTGTGGAACAGTGCCACAGGCCACAACACGCTG GTCAACTATGGAAAGGTGGTTAATGAAAGCCGGAAAGGAGTGAAGTTCACTGTGTCGAGAGGCTGCAGCCCAGAGTTTGCATTTGTGCCATGTGGCAGCTCCGTTACAGTGTACAGCCTTTACACAGGAAAGCTAGTGACGACATTAAGGGGGCATTACAATAATGTGGACTGCTGCGAGTTCCACCCGGACTATCAG GAGCTCTACAGTGGTGGGAAGGACTGTAACATCTTGGCGTGGGTTCCTGTGCTGCGTCAACCTGATGTCGAAGACGAGGGAAAAAGG GGTGGAGACCAAGCTGCAGTAAATCCTGCATTTGAAGATGCCTGGAGCAGTGATGAAGACTGA
- the elovl7a gene encoding elongation of very long chain fatty acids protein 7a isoform X1, which produces MSPHHAVRRSLQNFTYQHTVRLRYEMAFNELTSTALQLYDEWIKDADPRTKDWLLMSSPLPQTIIICAYIYFVMSLGPRLMENKKPFDLKKVLVIYNFGVVALSLYMCYEFVMSGWGTGYSFSCDLVDYSHSPQAMRMAHTCWLYYFSKFIELLDTVFFVLRKKNNQISFLHVFHHSIMPFTWWFGVRFAPGGQGTFHALLNCIVHVIMYTYYGLSALGPAYQKFLWWKKHLTSIQLTQFVIITTHIGQYFFMKDCPYQYPIFIYIIAVYGVVFLFLFLNFWYHAYTKGKRLPKAVRRADKVQNNNSIANSKQD; this is translated from the exons atgtcaccgcaccacgccgtccgacgttccctccagaatttcacgtatcaacatacagttcgtcttcgttatg AGATGGCATTTAATGAGCTAACCTCCACCGCTCTGCAGCTGTACGATGAGTGGATCAAGGATGCAG ACCCCAGGACTAAAGACTGGCTGCTCATGTCCTCTCCGCTGCCTCAGACCATCATCATTTGTGCCTATATCTATTTCGTGATGTCACTGGGGCCCAGGCTGATGGAAAACAAGAAACCGTTTGATCTGAAGAAGGTCCTCGTGATCTACAACTTTGGCGTAGTGGCTCTTTCTCTCTATATGTGTTATGAG tttgtgatGTCTGGCTGGGGCACAGGCTACTCGTTTAGTTGTGATCTGGTGGATTACTCCCACTCTCCACAGGCTATGAGG ATGGCACACACATGCTGGCTGTACTACTTTTCCAAATTTATTGAACTGCTGGACACG GTGTTCTTTGTGCTGAGGAAAAAGAATAACCAGATCAGTTTCTTGCATGTCTTCCATCACTCTATAATGCCGTTCACATGGTGGTTTGGTGTCAGGTTTGCTCCAG GTGGCCAGGGAACATTCCATGCCCTTCTGAACTGTATAGTCCATGTCATAATGTACACGTACTACGGCCTGTCGGCACTGGGGCCTGCTTATCAGAAATTTCTGTGGTGGAAGAAGCACCTGACGTCTATACAGCTA ACGCAGTTTGTGATCATCACCACACACATTGGTCAGTACTTCTTCATGAAGGATTGCCCCTATCAGTACCCTATCTTCATTTACATCATCGCCGTCTACGGCGTGGTCTTTCTTTTCCTATTCCTCAACTTCTGGTATCACGCGTACACCAAGGGCAAGAGGCTTCCCAAAGCTGTCCGGCGTGCAGACAAGGTCCAGAACAACAACAGCATCGCCAACAGCAAACAGGATTAA
- the elovl7a gene encoding elongation of very long chain fatty acids protein 7a isoform X2 codes for MAFNELTSTALQLYDEWIKDADPRTKDWLLMSSPLPQTIIICAYIYFVMSLGPRLMENKKPFDLKKVLVIYNFGVVALSLYMCYEFVMSGWGTGYSFSCDLVDYSHSPQAMRMAHTCWLYYFSKFIELLDTVFFVLRKKNNQISFLHVFHHSIMPFTWWFGVRFAPGGQGTFHALLNCIVHVIMYTYYGLSALGPAYQKFLWWKKHLTSIQLTQFVIITTHIGQYFFMKDCPYQYPIFIYIIAVYGVVFLFLFLNFWYHAYTKGKRLPKAVRRADKVQNNNSIANSKQD; via the exons ATGGCATTTAATGAGCTAACCTCCACCGCTCTGCAGCTGTACGATGAGTGGATCAAGGATGCAG ACCCCAGGACTAAAGACTGGCTGCTCATGTCCTCTCCGCTGCCTCAGACCATCATCATTTGTGCCTATATCTATTTCGTGATGTCACTGGGGCCCAGGCTGATGGAAAACAAGAAACCGTTTGATCTGAAGAAGGTCCTCGTGATCTACAACTTTGGCGTAGTGGCTCTTTCTCTCTATATGTGTTATGAG tttgtgatGTCTGGCTGGGGCACAGGCTACTCGTTTAGTTGTGATCTGGTGGATTACTCCCACTCTCCACAGGCTATGAGG ATGGCACACACATGCTGGCTGTACTACTTTTCCAAATTTATTGAACTGCTGGACACG GTGTTCTTTGTGCTGAGGAAAAAGAATAACCAGATCAGTTTCTTGCATGTCTTCCATCACTCTATAATGCCGTTCACATGGTGGTTTGGTGTCAGGTTTGCTCCAG GTGGCCAGGGAACATTCCATGCCCTTCTGAACTGTATAGTCCATGTCATAATGTACACGTACTACGGCCTGTCGGCACTGGGGCCTGCTTATCAGAAATTTCTGTGGTGGAAGAAGCACCTGACGTCTATACAGCTA ACGCAGTTTGTGATCATCACCACACACATTGGTCAGTACTTCTTCATGAAGGATTGCCCCTATCAGTACCCTATCTTCATTTACATCATCGCCGTCTACGGCGTGGTCTTTCTTTTCCTATTCCTCAACTTCTGGTATCACGCGTACACCAAGGGCAAGAGGCTTCCCAAAGCTGTCCGGCGTGCAGACAAGGTCCAGAACAACAACAGCATCGCCAACAGCAAACAGGATTAA